The Arthrobacter sp. V1I7 genome includes a region encoding these proteins:
- a CDS encoding flavin reductase family protein — protein MTVQKFATKTSSPGDRGTILMKPNDPITADEFKLAFRNYPGGVAVITADAGDGPVGLTATSVTSVNLDPPLLMFSISDLSSSTPTIRRADTVVVHLLGADQLHLAKLCATSGIDRFEDTSLWTRLATGEPLFRSAHTWIRGSIVNTLEAGASTIVVVQAQEASVSVSSPADNTEEEALVYHNRAWHALGPHSKIE, from the coding sequence ATGACCGTGCAAAAATTCGCGACCAAAACATCGTCCCCGGGTGATCGCGGCACAATCCTGATGAAGCCAAATGACCCCATTACGGCTGATGAGTTCAAGTTGGCCTTCCGAAACTACCCCGGGGGCGTTGCCGTCATCACGGCTGACGCCGGGGACGGCCCTGTCGGGCTCACGGCAACGTCGGTCACTTCGGTGAATCTCGACCCTCCATTGCTCATGTTCTCCATATCGGACCTGTCGTCGAGCACTCCGACCATCCGCCGTGCCGACACAGTTGTCGTGCACCTGCTTGGTGCTGATCAGCTGCACCTTGCAAAGTTGTGCGCGACGAGTGGCATTGACCGTTTTGAAGACACCTCACTTTGGACCCGGCTCGCAACGGGTGAGCCGCTGTTCCGATCCGCACACACATGGATTCGCGGTTCCATCGTGAACACCCTGGAGGCGGGCGCATCCACGATCGTTGTGGTCCAGGCCCAGGAAGCTTCAGTTTCAGTTTCAAGCCCAGCGGACAACACCGAGGAGGAAGCCCTCGTGTATCACAACCGCGCGTGGCACGCTCTCGGGCCCCACTCGAAGATCGAGTGA
- a CDS encoding GMC family oxidoreductase, producing MDFDYIVVGAGAAGAVLANRLSENPKNNVLLLEYGPGDWNPLHYIPKGFFFTLNGDRYTYHYKTQPIPGTASPETWTRGKVLGGSTTVNGMMYSRGSKTDFDALEAHVGAQQWGWTNVLAAYRTLEDHQLGASELRGEGGPVGISIGERSEQVTDALMQAGQAVGWRRTDDLNADEDERIGFTPSTVKNGRRVTTASAFLHPLRGRRNLIVQADSRAGYLLFEGKRVVGVRASHRGAVQDFVARREVIVSAGTIESTLLLERSGIGNPEVLRSAGVGVVAESPNVGERVIEQHGVAMQVKFKQPIGPTTELNSLPKQGIQGVKYLLTHKGPLSTAGYDVTSQFKSTPDVDRPDIAAAWVPLALDTSSAPMKLAKHGGILLMGYQLRPETQSAIHITGGLPQNLPMISPHYFETEIDRKVTSTILDHGREVFAQGPLADLIAEEEYPGAAVSTPEQALAYATNTGATIYHAVGANAMGPNDDDVVDAELRVRGVEGLRVVDASVIPFQLSGNTAAPTMAVGWIASDLILKAN from the coding sequence ATGGACTTCGATTACATCGTTGTGGGTGCTGGCGCGGCCGGAGCGGTTCTCGCCAACCGGTTGTCAGAGAATCCGAAGAACAACGTTCTCTTGTTGGAGTACGGTCCGGGGGACTGGAACCCGCTGCACTACATCCCCAAAGGCTTCTTCTTCACCCTGAATGGTGACCGGTACACGTACCACTACAAGACCCAGCCGATCCCCGGGACCGCGTCGCCGGAAACCTGGACACGGGGGAAAGTGCTAGGGGGATCTACGACGGTGAACGGCATGATGTACAGCCGCGGCTCGAAGACCGATTTTGACGCGTTAGAAGCACATGTCGGAGCCCAACAATGGGGTTGGACGAACGTCCTTGCCGCATACCGCACACTCGAGGATCACCAGCTCGGTGCATCCGAGCTGCGGGGCGAAGGCGGCCCAGTCGGAATCTCGATCGGCGAACGCAGCGAGCAGGTCACGGATGCATTGATGCAGGCCGGGCAAGCGGTAGGTTGGCGTCGCACCGATGACCTGAACGCCGACGAGGACGAGAGAATCGGGTTCACCCCCTCGACAGTAAAGAACGGACGACGCGTCACCACCGCGAGTGCGTTTCTGCATCCTCTCCGCGGCCGCAGAAATCTCATCGTCCAGGCGGATTCACGGGCCGGTTACCTCCTGTTCGAGGGCAAGCGAGTGGTTGGGGTGCGCGCCAGCCATCGTGGGGCCGTTCAGGATTTCGTGGCTCGGCGGGAAGTGATCGTCTCGGCGGGCACTATCGAATCCACTCTGCTGTTGGAGCGTTCCGGCATCGGGAACCCGGAGGTGCTGCGGTCTGCCGGTGTCGGGGTGGTCGCGGAGAGCCCGAACGTGGGGGAACGGGTGATTGAACAACACGGGGTTGCTATGCAGGTGAAGTTCAAGCAGCCGATCGGTCCGACGACCGAGCTTAATTCGCTCCCGAAGCAAGGCATCCAAGGGGTCAAATACCTTCTGACACACAAGGGTCCGTTATCGACCGCCGGGTATGACGTGACCTCGCAGTTCAAGTCGACACCGGATGTGGATCGTCCGGATATCGCGGCGGCATGGGTGCCGTTGGCGTTGGATACCTCTTCTGCGCCGATGAAGCTTGCTAAGCATGGTGGCATCTTGCTGATGGGCTACCAGTTGCGACCTGAAACTCAGAGTGCCATCCATATCACCGGTGGGCTCCCGCAGAATCTGCCTATGATCAGCCCACACTATTTCGAGACCGAAATAGACCGGAAGGTAACCTCGACGATCCTCGATCACGGAAGAGAAGTCTTCGCCCAAGGCCCCCTGGCCGATTTGATCGCCGAGGAAGAATATCCGGGCGCAGCGGTCTCCACACCGGAACAGGCGCTTGCGTACGCTACGAATACAGGGGCGACTATCTATCACGCGGTAGGCGCGAACGCGATGGGTCCCAACGACGATGACGTAGTCGATGCCGAGCTCCGGGTTCGAGGAGTCGAGGGTCTGCGCGTCGTGGATGCGTCCGTGATTCCGTTCCAGCTTTCAGGCAACACGGCGGCGCCCACTATGGCCGTTGGCTGGATTGCCTCGGACCTCATCCTCAAAGCCAACTAG
- a CDS encoding LLM class flavin-dependent oxidoreductase: MTRRRLKFGAFLPSHHVPVVQNPTYSLQRDVEIVKSIETMGFEEAWFGEHHSCGVEPIGDPMLMIAHVAAQTSTIRLGTGVLSLPYHNPLWVADSFVFLDHLTKGRAMLGLGPGALSTDANMVGLDASELRDALETDTDVLMHLLTNDEPISIETPRYKLVDARLQLDSYTSPRPEVATAAIVSPSGPRLAGKHNLGMISIGATSAGGFDAVAHHWATLTERAHEFGHEPDRSSWRLVAPFHIAETKDQAIKDVAFGIDAWCDYLQHTASTPQMAVQGTTTKERIEWVIESGTGVIGTYRDAIAQIERLWDQSNGGFGTMLLFDHNWANWDAKKYHYHLFANYVMPQFQGTLPRLQANEKWTRSVREQRTAENWAAIQAFSAKHADESALREARSKKEATIH, encoded by the coding sequence ATGACCCGCAGAAGGCTGAAATTCGGTGCGTTCCTTCCGTCGCACCATGTGCCAGTTGTTCAGAACCCCACCTACTCGCTCCAGCGCGACGTGGAGATCGTGAAGTCGATAGAGACCATGGGCTTCGAAGAAGCGTGGTTCGGCGAACACCATTCGTGTGGCGTTGAGCCGATCGGCGATCCCATGCTGATGATTGCTCACGTAGCCGCACAAACGAGCACGATCAGACTGGGAACGGGAGTACTGTCCCTCCCCTATCACAATCCCCTATGGGTTGCCGACAGCTTCGTTTTCCTTGACCACCTCACGAAGGGCCGCGCGATGCTCGGCCTCGGCCCTGGCGCGCTAAGCACCGATGCCAATATGGTCGGACTTGACGCGTCCGAGCTACGCGACGCCCTTGAGACGGATACCGACGTGCTCATGCACCTGCTGACCAACGACGAACCTATCTCTATCGAGACGCCGCGCTATAAGCTCGTTGATGCACGGCTGCAGCTCGACAGTTACACGAGCCCGCGCCCCGAGGTCGCCACGGCCGCCATCGTGTCGCCCTCCGGCCCACGTCTCGCCGGCAAACATAACCTGGGCATGATCTCGATCGGTGCGACGAGCGCCGGGGGCTTCGACGCAGTGGCCCACCACTGGGCGACCCTTACCGAGCGCGCCCACGAGTTCGGTCATGAGCCTGACCGTAGTTCATGGCGCCTGGTCGCTCCATTCCACATCGCCGAGACCAAGGATCAAGCGATCAAGGACGTGGCCTTTGGGATCGATGCTTGGTGCGACTATCTGCAGCATACGGCCTCAACTCCGCAGATGGCTGTTCAGGGTACGACCACCAAGGAACGCATTGAATGGGTGATTGAGAGTGGCACCGGAGTGATCGGCACGTACAGGGATGCAATTGCCCAGATCGAGCGATTGTGGGATCAATCCAACGGTGGTTTCGGGACGATGCTGCTGTTCGACCACAACTGGGCCAACTGGGACGCGAAAAAGTACCACTACCACCTCTTCGCCAACTACGTGATGCCTCAGTTCCAGGGCACGCTGCCCCGGCTGCAGGCGAACGAGAAGTGGACGCG
- a CDS encoding DUF485 domain-containing protein: MHQNNTTFSGNEGVTVPHRLQTDIDHAPRWQDVLQAPAFQELMKKKKAFILPSVVFFSVFYLAWPILGGFTTLLDAPTIGEMPLAYVYGFSQFPLMLILLSLYRRQASKWDDLAQQALAEATERRVG; this comes from the coding sequence ATGCACCAGAATAATACGACATTTAGCGGGAATGAGGGGGTGACCGTGCCGCATCGTCTCCAAACGGACATTGACCACGCTCCTCGCTGGCAGGACGTGCTTCAAGCTCCAGCATTCCAGGAACTGATGAAGAAGAAAAAGGCCTTCATCCTTCCATCGGTGGTCTTCTTCTCGGTCTTCTATCTGGCATGGCCGATTCTGGGCGGTTTCACGACATTGTTGGATGCACCGACCATCGGCGAGATGCCCTTGGCCTATGTCTACGGCTTTTCACAGTTTCCATTGATGCTGATACTGCTTTCCTTGTATCGGCGGCAGGCATCCAAATGGGATGACCTCGCCCAGCAAGCACTTGCAGAAGCCACCGAAAGGAGAGTTGGATGA
- a CDS encoding cation acetate symporter, producing the protein MSADTPTIVIFAVLIALTLGITIWASRKTNDASSHYVAGGQIKGWQNGLAISGDFLSAATFLGYTGLIALVGFSGFYLMVGGAVALLFLLFLIAEPLRNLGRYTVGDALTSRFNTTAVRSVAAFTTIVISVPYLITQLVGAGAILELLLGANYVFSVIAIGILIAIYITVGGMMATTWIQLVKALLLLTAFFVLAFLVLVRFEFNPVAVFNETSARLGAEALTPPHGLMAGLGALSLGMALFFGVPGLPHVLIRFFTVRDAKAARSSAAYLVWTTVIAIVTIPIIGYGAALIVGRDPIANEGQGGNMAAPMLAGALGGTMLLAYVSAIAFATIIAIMAGLVIAASGGIAHDIYNNIIRKGKATEREQFRAGRITSILVCTLAILLSLGLRNVNIAILVAVPLVIAASANFPVILLTLYWKKFNTSGAVTGMLTGLVASVGLIMLGPTGMGANAPFPLTNPALVSVPLGFLGCYVGTLLNFSFSRQGQAPTGEISYDEIRVRINTGLHVPAEELPAGRTGRQA; encoded by the coding sequence ATGAGCGCGGATACACCTACCATCGTCATTTTCGCAGTGTTGATAGCCTTGACGCTCGGGATCACTATTTGGGCCTCAAGGAAAACCAACGATGCAAGCAGTCACTATGTGGCGGGCGGCCAGATCAAGGGCTGGCAGAACGGCCTGGCGATCTCCGGGGACTTTTTGTCTGCGGCTACCTTTCTTGGGTATACGGGGCTTATAGCACTCGTTGGCTTTTCGGGATTTTATCTCATGGTGGGCGGCGCAGTGGCCCTTCTATTCCTCCTCTTCCTCATAGCGGAGCCGCTGCGGAACCTTGGCAGATACACGGTCGGCGACGCGCTCACAAGCCGCTTCAATACGACGGCAGTGCGCTCGGTGGCCGCTTTTACCACCATCGTGATCAGCGTTCCCTATCTCATTACCCAGCTTGTTGGTGCGGGCGCGATCCTTGAGCTTCTGCTTGGGGCGAATTACGTTTTTTCGGTTATCGCCATCGGAATTCTTATTGCTATTTACATCACTGTGGGTGGCATGATGGCCACCACTTGGATCCAGCTCGTCAAGGCATTACTGCTCCTAACGGCCTTCTTCGTGCTGGCATTCTTGGTGTTGGTGAGATTTGAATTCAACCCTGTGGCTGTCTTCAACGAGACTTCCGCTCGACTTGGGGCCGAAGCACTTACACCGCCGCACGGCCTTATGGCGGGTCTCGGCGCGTTGTCACTGGGCATGGCGCTCTTTTTTGGAGTGCCGGGCCTGCCGCATGTTCTCATCCGCTTCTTCACCGTTCGTGATGCTAAGGCCGCTCGAAGTTCTGCGGCCTACCTGGTGTGGACCACGGTCATTGCCATAGTCACCATTCCGATCATTGGCTATGGGGCGGCATTGATTGTCGGCCGGGACCCTATCGCCAATGAGGGCCAAGGAGGAAACATGGCTGCCCCCATGCTGGCCGGAGCGCTAGGTGGAACGATGCTGCTGGCGTATGTTTCAGCAATTGCGTTCGCAACGATCATTGCAATCATGGCTGGACTGGTGATCGCAGCCTCGGGTGGCATAGCGCACGATATCTACAACAACATCATCCGCAAAGGCAAGGCGACCGAGCGGGAGCAGTTTAGGGCAGGCCGCATCACCTCGATTCTCGTCTGCACCCTGGCCATCCTTCTCTCGCTCGGGCTGCGGAACGTGAATATCGCCATTCTGGTGGCGGTGCCCCTTGTTATCGCGGCGAGTGCAAACTTCCCCGTCATCCTGTTGACGCTGTACTGGAAGAAATTCAACACCTCAGGCGCCGTCACCGGGATGCTCACGGGACTCGTCGCCTCGGTGGGACTAATCATGCTGGGACCAACCGGAATGGGAGCGAATGCACCATTCCCTCTCACCAACCCGGCGCTGGTGTCAGTACCGCTTGGCTTCCTGGGGTGCTACGTGGGTACCCTGCTGAACTTCTCGTTCTCCCGGCAGGGACAAGCTCCAACCGGGGAGATTAGCTACGACGAAATCCGTGTCCGGATCAACACAGGTTTGCATGTTCCGGCAGAGGAACTGCCAGCCGGCCGGACTGGGCGGCAGGCTTAA